Proteins encoded in a region of the Triticum dicoccoides isolate Atlit2015 ecotype Zavitan chromosome 3A, WEW_v2.0, whole genome shotgun sequence genome:
- the LOC119272297 gene encoding WRKY transcription factor WRKY51-like, giving the protein MGDVLRAHDAAATAADDEAGVWPGELDEQLIRELLSDDSLLGSMAPPDDGSERPYRSCGTGGAPAAAPCNEPLPLASASSMALCSSYSGPTIRDIEKALWSRPYTSTQRYGSLYFRRYGAPGTAPERKHTTKVRSCGGGKTPMDGYRWRKYGQKFIKNNPHPRSYYKCTSARCSAKKHVEKSTDDPEMLIVTYEGSHLHGPQTTTLRRLQPPDAAADLPGAAGDAVAGAGIGCSVRPSHGTSSGDDARREGNEPLQDRHEGRRAHGAVQRVTPADSSASSLPHFAAAVDATVLSSSSLDSPWSLEALLPVERI; this is encoded by the exons ATGGGAGATGTGCTGAGGGCtcacgacgccgccgccaccgccgccgacgacgaggCTGGCGTTTGGCCCGGCGAGCTCGACGAGCAGCTCATACGGGAGCTCCTCAGCGATGACAGCCTCCTCGGCTCCATGGCCCCGCCTGACGACGGCTCGGAGCGCCCCTACCGCTCGTGCGGCACGGGAGGCGCCCCAGCCGCCGCGCCGTGCAACGAGCCGTTGCCGCTGGCTTCGGCGTCGAGCATGGCGCTGTGCTCGTCGTACTCCGGCCCTACGATCAGGGACATCGAGAAGGCGCTGTGGTCTCGGCCGTACACCTCCACCCAGCGCTACGGCTCGCTGTACTT CCGCAGGTACGGAGCGCCGGGCACGGCGCCGGAGCGCAAGCACACGACCAAGGTGAGGAGCTGCGGGGGCGGCAAGACGCCGATGGACGGGTACAGGTGGAGGAAGTACGGGCAGAAGTTCATCAAGAACAACCCTCATCCCAG GAGCTACTACAAGTGCACCAGCGCACGGTGCAGCGCCAAGAAGCACGTCGAGAAGTCCACCGACGACCCGGAGATGCTCATCGTCACCTACGAGGGGTCGCACCTCCACGGCCCGCAGACGACGACACTCCGGCGCCTCCAGCCCCCGGACGCCGCCGCGGACCTACCCGGCGCGGCGGGCGACGCCGTCGCCGGCGCGGGGATCGGCTGCAGCGTACGGCCATCACATGGAACGTCGTCCGGCGACGATGCGCGACGAGAAGGCAACGAGCCGCTGCAGGATCGTCACGAGGGACGACGCGCCCATGGCGCCGTGCAGCGTGTGACGCCGGCGGACTCCTCGGCCTCTTCCCTGCCGCATTTTGCTGCTGCCGTTGACGCAACTGTGCTTTCTTCTTCTAGCCTGGACTCACCATGGTCCCTGGAAGCTCTACTTCCCGTAGAGAGGATCTAA